The genome window AAGTGAGATTTTGGCGCGAGGGCTGCCAAATCCCCCCCTCCCCCCCCTTTTTCAAAGGGGGGAGGGAAGAGTCCCCCCCTTTGGAAAAGGGGGGCTAGGGGGGATTTCCCCAGCCATGGCTGGAGTCCCTAACTCCCGCGCCAATGGCTTCGATTTCAACGTCATGATGGCCCAGTCGCAGGATCCGGCTAATCCCGGCGCCAATTCGGGACCGCGAGCTTCGGAGCGCCCGATCGCGGCGTCGGAACGCCCGCTCGCGCCCGAGTCCAACGGCGGCGGCGAAAGCGCGCCGGCCGAGCCGGTGCAGGTCCAGGCCCGTCCTCTGACACCCTTGATCGTGCTGGGCAGCGAGTCGGTTCGCCAACAGGGCGAGGCTTGGGAAATGGATTTTCGGATCAGCTCGGCTGAAGCCCTGGCTTATCAGGGAGCGCTGGATTTGAACTCGACGGCGGACCATGCGCCCAGCGGGATGACCTTCTCCAAGGCTTTCCCGGCCATCGTCGCGGCTTCGGAGGCGGCCATGCAAAAGGCGCCGCGGCCGACCGTGATCCATGGCGTCGAGGAAATCCAGTACCGCGAGCCGCTCCGTTTCGACGAGCCGCTTCGGCTGCGGGTCACCCGCAAGATGCGGGGCGCCGAAGGCAAGCCCCAGCAAGTCTTCCTCACCCGGGAAATCTTCCGATCGGCCGACGGCGAAGGCGCGCGACCAGCGGTCACGGCGAAGAGCGTTTTGGTGGTCGGCCCCGAAATGAGCGGAGTCAAGCCGGCAACTCTGTCGGCCGCCGAGCGCGAAGCCTTGCCCGAGCCTCTGATGGTGCTGGAAGTCACCCCCCAATTGATTGACGCCTTTTGCCGAGGCAGCGGCGATTTCAACCCGGTCCACGTCAGCGATCAAGGGGCCCAGGAGCTGGGCCTGCCAGGCCGAATCCTGCACGGCATGGCCACCTTCAACTATGCCGAGCGGGTTTGGCGCCAGCATGCGGCCCCGACCGAAGGGCCGGTCCAGTTCAAAGCGACCTTCCAAGGCATGGCGCGGCCGGGCGACAGCCTCGAATTCCGTTTCCTCGACAATGGGAAGGGCGGCGAGGTCTTGGTCTCGAATCATCGGGGCGAGAAAGTCCTGACGCTGGAAGCCGCTTCGGCGCCGGCGCCCAAAGTTGCCGCGCCGGAAGTGCCGGCTACCGTGACCGGCACCTATGGCAAGACCTCGATCGAGGTGCCAAGCCGGGCCGGCTGGGAAACGATCCAGCGAATCCGAGCCAAAGTCGCTCCTTCGGTCCCGCGCTTGCGAGAGGCGCTCGGCAACCGGATCGAGCAACCTTGGTTCATCGCCGGGACTTCCGACGGCATGGGCCTTTACAGCACGGTGGCGCTGATGGAGGCCGGCGTCCGCCATGTGGTCGGCGGCTTCTTCGAGCCCGAAGCCCTGCTGAAAGCCGGCAGCGAAATCCACCTCGGCCGCCTCGCCAATGCCGAGGGCCTGCGGCTTTTGGCGGCCGAACGCGGCACTCGCTTCGCCCAATTTTACGAGGATCTGGTCTTGGCCCAAAACGGCCAAGCCGACCGGGTGCTTCCCGGCCGCGTCCGCGACGCCATCCGCGAGGCTCAGAGCCGAGCCTGGTCGCCGGACC of bacterium contains these proteins:
- a CDS encoding MaoC/PaaZ C-terminal domain-containing protein, translating into MNTGFPGQELPTLRRERESLARERDPELRASGLLNLAGREQAHGRSEAAAAIYANLLQEPDLPDSIRRRAQDRLGALRGNGPVGARAEVLLQRLTQEAMEPTALFAMGAAGAAFKMTRFLTLSRLAASPTATFLTRGFGARALAGGTAFAAEAAVFPLAGRLGAAALGRELDWSPQALGHELLASGLTLGSLRSGGWLMGQAGRWAGAGAWGRGALAQAGMFGGILLSRRLEESLGLRERLAGATVLADGLATLLQFNVAARLSRSAFGERFAGWERSLETRSEILARGLPNPPLPPLFQRGEGRVPPFGKGGLGGISPAMAGVPNSRANGFDFNVMMAQSQDPANPGANSGPRASERPIAASERPLAPESNGGGESAPAEPVQVQARPLTPLIVLGSESVRQQGEAWEMDFRISSAEALAYQGALDLNSTADHAPSGMTFSKAFPAIVAASEAAMQKAPRPTVIHGVEEIQYREPLRFDEPLRLRVTRKMRGAEGKPQQVFLTREIFRSADGEGARPAVTAKSVLVVGPEMSGVKPATLSAAEREALPEPLMVLEVTPQLIDAFCRGSGDFNPVHVSDQGAQELGLPGRILHGMATFNYAERVWRQHAAPTEGPVQFKATFQGMARPGDSLEFRFLDNGKGGEVLVSNHRGEKVLTLEAASAPAPKVAAPEVPATVTGTYGKTSIEVPSRAGWETIQRIRAKVAPSVPRLREALGNRIEQPWFIAGTSDGMGLYSTVALMEAGVRHVVGGFFEPEALLKAGSEIHLGRLANAEGLRLLAAERGTRFAQFYEDLVLAQNGQADRVLPGRVRDAIREAQSRAWSPDLHFINSIAFARWISPSPGIEQLKGIPSLDTQGRVVLMDMKAYSEKHYQGTLDSMGRNHGATLEALSPHFGPRSTSFFFTWAGGSQNQRILRGVYGGGALGHAKEIGETATLRYHLRSEDQGFNRGYHKIVRFPDFPSFALFGIPGGGGFGMIARHTLERHGAFADIGELAPRAYIEAFGGEHNLRNAAAQIELDVPESYHLPEIAANLARFHQRVADYRTAHPEWNGKALDAQTSAELLQGLVGPDYVQQIPKATE